One Rosa chinensis cultivar Old Blush chromosome 3, RchiOBHm-V2, whole genome shotgun sequence DNA window includes the following coding sequences:
- the LOC112192250 gene encoding uncharacterized protein LOC112192250 isoform X2: MTTKLYTHNGLLSSSSSNPWHSRKPARIHYSCNKEFYWGHSRERWLIRLALLEHSDSYSLKLRMVGYKNCYLSSQRGRRLGNLFPRTSADDGVTVNGSPQASTSRDVEEMKVKLNQSLHGEDSSDGLVQFLHEAARVFELAIKEQGSFSKSSWFSTAWLNVDNTWVKTLSYQASVYSLLQAASEIASRGDGRDRDINVFVQKSLLRQSTSLETLIRDQLSAKQPEAYEWFCSEQVPLVVTSFVNYFERDPCFAAATKVSEKGILVGSNNASDITFLMLALTCNAAITKLGQAKVSCPQFFSTIPDITGRLMDMLVDFIPIRQAYHSIKGIGLCREFLVHFGPRAAACRVKNDGGSEEVVFWVDLVQRQLQRAIDRERIWSRLTTSESIEVLERDLAIFGFFIALGRSTQSYLSANGFDVLHDPLEGYVRFLIGGSVLYYPQLSSISSYQLYVEVVCEELDWLQFYPGNSGTPKQSHGHKSKWEGPPNAEAIPQVLDVCFHWMQSFIKYSKWLESPSNVKAARFLSRGHKNLMDCMEEQGILRNEMMESYTNKTFERVGSRPYQPIEKELDSFDKALESVDGAVVRLEQLLQDLHVSNSNSGKEHIKAACSDLEKIRKLKKEAEFLEASFRAKAASLRQEDDDNNAPPPGGNQKQFFTGKKRKSANKATDGPNRAASSYSGLWSSFMRLPTRKPNAELTVDESVCPIFTMSFAVFTRFSLLTIAHLFAKCISF; this comes from the exons CTCTTCGAATCCATGGCATTCGCGTAAGCCAGCTAGAATACATTATTCCTGCAATAAAGAATTCTACTGGGGTCATTCAAGGGAGAGATGGCTTATAAGACTTGCTTTGTTAGAGCATAGTGATTCTTACAGTCTTAAGCTCCGAATGGTGGGATATAAGAACTGCTATCTGAGCTCTCAAAGAGGAAGAAGGTTGGGGAACCTCTTTCCCCGTACATCTGCTGACGATGGTGTTACCGTTAATGGGAGTCCGCAAGCAAGTACCAGTAGGGATGTTGAGGAGATGAAGGTCAAACTTAATCAATCACTTCATGGCGAAGATTCTAGTGATGGACTTGTCCAATTTTTACATGAAGCAGCCAGGGTTTTTGAGTTAGCAATAAAGGAACAAGGTTCCTTCTCAAAGTCATCTTGGTTTTCAACTGCATGGCTTAATGTAGACAATACATGGGTCAAAACACTGTCTTATCAG GCTTCAGTGTATTCATTATTGCAAGCTGCAAGTGAGATAGCATCCCGAGGGGATGGTAGAGATAGAGACATAAAtgtttttgtccaaaaaag TTTATTACGACAATCCACATCCCTTGAGACTTTAATCCGGGATCAATTATCAGCCAAGCAACCAGAAGCATATGAGTGGTTTTGTTCTGAGCAAGTGCCATTGGTTGTAACATCCTTCGTTAATTATTTTGAAAGGGACCCATGCTTTGCTGCTGCAACTAAAGT ATCTGAGAAGGGAATCCTTGTGGGATCCAACAATGCCAGTGACATCACATTCCTCATGCTTGCACTAACTTGCAATGCCGCAATTACAAAACTTGGGCAAGCAAAAGTTTCCTGCCCTCAATTCTTTTCGACAATCCCAGATATAACCGGCAGATTGATGGACATGCTGGTTGATTTTATTCCCATACGCCAGGCTTATCACTCCATAAAGGGTATTGGTCTATGCAGAGAGTTCCTTGTTCATTTTGGTCCTCGAGCTGCAGCATGTAGAGTGAAAAATGATGGAGGTTCAGAAGAAGTTGTTTTCTGGGTGGATCTTGTACAGCGGCAGTTGCAGCGAGCtatagatagagagagaatatggTCAAGACTAACAACATCTGAAAGTATCGAG GTATTGGAGAGGGATTTGGCTATATTTGGATTCTTTATTGCATTGGGTAGAAGTACCCAATCCTATCTATCGGCAAATGGATTTGATGTTTTACATGATCCCCTTGAAGGCTATGTCAG GTTCCTCATTGGGGGCAGCGTCTTATACTATCCTCAGCTATCATCAATAAGTTCTTATCAATTGTATGTAGAG GTAGTCTGTGAAGAGCTGGATTGGCTTCAATTCTATCCTGGTAACTCTGGTACGCCTAAACAGTCACATGGGCATAAAAGTAAATGGGAAGGACCTCCCAATGCTGAAGCAATTCCCCAAGTTTTAGATGTATGCTTTCATTGGATGCAGAGTTTTATCAAATATAGTAAATGGCTGGAGAGCCCTTCTAATGTTAAGGCAGCTAGATTCCTGTCGAGAGG GCACAAAAATTTGATGGATTGTATGGAAGAACAGGGTATATTGAG GAATGAAATGATGGAAAGCTATACCAATAAAACCTTTGAAAGGGTTGGATCTAGACCTTATCAACCAATTGAGAAAGAATTGGACTCCTTTGACAAG GCCTTGGAGAGTGTTGACGGTGCTGTAGTAAGACTAGAACAGCTGCTTCAGGATTTGCATGTCTCAAATTCAAACTCAGGAAAAGAGCATATAAAAGCTGCTTGTTCTGACCTCGAGAAAATAAGGAAACTTAAAAAAGAGGCTGAATTTCTGGAGGCATCCTTCAGAGCTAAAGCAGCTTCCCTTCGGCAG GAAGATGATGACAACAATGCCCCTCCTCCTGGTGGCAACCAGAAACAGTTCTTTACAGGGAAAAAAAGGAAGAGTGCTAATAAAGCCACAGATGGGCCAAATAG AGCTGCCAGTAGCTATAGCGGATTGTGGAGCTCCTTCATGCGACTTCCAACCAGAAAGCCTAATGCTGAGTTGACTGTGGATGAATCTGTATGCCCCATTTTCACTATGAGCTTTGCAGTATTTACTAGATTTTCTTTACTCACTATTGCAC ATCTATTTGCCAAATGCATTAGCTTTTAA